Part of the Flavobacteriales bacterium genome, ATAAGAAAAAAGAACACAGCTCAAGCAATTAGTTTTCTTGAATTAACTGAATCCGTTCCTGATATTATATTTATAGATATTGAGAATATTACTAATGATGAATGTCAGTTTCTAAGGAAATTAAAAAAACTAAGACGCTATGATAAGGTGGTATTTATTCAAATTGTTAAATCATTTACTAAGAAAAAAAGATTCGAAGCAATTTCTGTAGGTATTGATGAGATTATCGTAAAGCCTTTTGTCTTAAATGATTTCCGGTCTCGAATGGATTTTTTAATGGAGTTTAAATCTCTCAGGTCTCCTCGTATTAGAAAAGATGATAGGAGGATAGATTTGACAAATTTGTCTTTATCGAAACGCTTGTTTGATGTGATATTCGCTTCTATTGTTTTGGTGATGGTATCTCCGATTCTTTTAGTAACAATGATTGCTATGAAAATAGAATCTCGCGGGCCATTGTTTTATGCATCTAAACGTGTAGGTACAGGGTATCGGGTTTTTGATTTCTATAAATTAAGATCAATGTATGTTGATGCAGAAGATAGACTTAAGGAACTGGAAGGTTTGAATCAGTATGCAAATAAAAATTTGCCCGATGAGCAATCCGAAGAATGCCCTAGTTGTGAGTATTTAGAGAAATTCTGTTCACCAGTACTTATTGTAGACGGGAATAAAATATGCGAACGCCATTTTCTCTTGGAAAGAAAGGCAAAAAGGAAAGGAACTTTTGTTAAAATAAAAGACGATCCAAGGATCACTGGAGTTGGAAGAATAATAAGGAATACTAGTATAGATGAGCTACCACAACTCATTAATGTTATCAAAGGAGACATGTCTATTGTAGGGAATAGACCATTACCACTCTATGAAGCAGAACTACTTACATCAGATAAGTGGACACAGCGATTTATGGCACCAGCTGGAATTACAGGATTATGGCAAGTAGAAAAAAGAGGAGGAAGTGAAATGAGTGAGGACGAACGTAAAATGCTTGATAACAAGTATGCAGACACTTATTCGTTCTTTAATGATCTTAAATTAATCTTAAGAACAATCCCTGCATTGTTTCAGATTGAAAATGTATAAAAAGGAGCAAAACATTATAAGTGAGTTTATTAAATAGTAAAAATATTTGGCCAATAATTATTGGCTTGTTCGTGTTTAACGCAGTGTGCTATGCACAAGTTAGCGCTGACACGTTAGATGTAAACCATCAGTATATAGGTGTTATAGAATTACCACCGTTATTAGAACTAATAGAAGATGCATATTATAATTCTCCTTTAATTCGATTTCAGGATTTAACCAGTCACAAGCACAACGAACTGATAGAGATAGAAAAAAAGCTCTGGCTCGACGGATTTAAACTTAACAGTAATTACAATTGGGGAACAAATAACGCCATGGTAGTTGGATCTGCAATACCACAATC contains:
- a CDS encoding sugar transferase yields the protein MEFKSLRSPRIRKDDRRIDLTNLSLSKRLFDVIFASIVLVMVSPILLVTMIAMKIESRGPLFYASKRVGTGYRVFDFYKLRSMYVDAEDRLKELEGLNQYANKNLPDEQSEECPSCEYLEKFCSPVLIVDGNKICERHFLLERKAKRKGTFVKIKDDPRITGVGRIIRNTSIDELPQLINVIKGDMSIVGNRPLPLYEAELLTSDKWTQRFMAPAGITGLWQVEKRGGSEMSEDERKMLDNKYADTYSFFNDLKLILRTIPALFQIENV